The following proteins come from a genomic window of Montipora capricornis isolate CH-2021 chromosome 9, ASM3666992v2, whole genome shotgun sequence:
- the LOC138016708 gene encoding fibroblast growth factor 16-like, protein MAGPKTTITFSSLQKYTRKRQLYAKNGFYLSINPTGEVAGTSDESCLYAVLQFLSVGPDLVAIWGLKAKKYLAVDNKGRIFSSEAERKECVFREFFGKNFFNIFRTCHSDTDGKGWYLSIDECGKVSAEKVPYSDEPRLHFIVKTIKNCKDDGNKTGDESNNDGSLGNDRGDKKTAKNFGLSSSEVVWIMYPYQQLEGNLSDTLSSTPSPPSSSCGNSRSSASTGEWTGSGDNSTPV, encoded by the exons ATGGCAGGACCTAAGACAACGATCACATTTTCATCCCTTCAAAAGTACACGCGTAAGCGACAATTGTACGCAAAAAATGGTTTCTACCTTTCGATAAACCCAACCGGAGAGGTAGCGGGAACGAGCGACGAAAGCTGTTTATATG CCGTTTTACAGTTTCTCTCGGTTGGACCAGATCTTGTTGCAATTTGGGGACTGAAAGCTAAGAAATACCTAGCTGTGGACAACAAGGGGAGGATATTTTCCTCG GAAGCTGAGAGGAAGGAATGCGTCTTTCGCGAGTTTTTCGGCAAAAACTTCTTTAACATTTTTCGAACATGTCATTCAGACACGGATGGCAAGGGATGGTACTTATCAATTGATGAGTGCGGAAAAGTAAGCGCCGAGAAAGTACCCTATAGCGACGAACCAAGGCTTCATTTTATCGTTAAAACGATAAAAAATTGCAAAGATGACGGTAACAAAACGGGCGATGAATCGAATAATGACGGGAGCTTAGGAAATGATAGAGGAGATAAAAAGACGGCAAAGAATTTTGGACTCTCTTCTTCCGAAGTAGTGTGGATCATGTATCCTTACCAGCAACTCGAGGGAAACTTGTCCGACACGCTTTCAAGCACACCAAGTCCTCCCAGTTCCTCGTGCG